One Falsihalocynthiibacter arcticus DNA segment encodes these proteins:
- a CDS encoding reductive dehalogenase — protein MSKPFSYANRPFHLGGFPMEKLARDARPIDASRLVPQTGLSFVDAPKHSIISAMQDYQAMLDATREGMVKKEIAEIPSDPSERSSHLKSFGYFCDSEMVSACAIPKDAWLNTPVKNPDVARLTAKIETMQPKSMAAGVDVIMAGLRESLRVPPAECTHHTHALVFLYALPRTPHKGEQGTDWIQGAEAQRSCLRAAETAVTLASYIRSLGHDARAHTEAATDVHLRHLALCAGLIDKDGNNPFLGKDFALAVVTTTLELAGDLPLAASAKAPASYTTGLGRHAQSASRRDPYRKRDFAMGPHPFETLKRVDNPTTYIDTPNVARVPKRANLFVRALFGDMGKKVQEAAKNGNYVRKSASAFAFRPSLGAFLLLQDGEAAPERDPSTLDPAQNAANIKAALYFLGVDAVGLSACPDFTYYSHDVTGTPITPYHKNAISMIVDQGHETMEGATGDDWIACAQSMRAYLRFSLLGGVLAGHLRRLGYTARVHSVMDDEVLHPPLLLLSGLGEVSRIGEVILNPFLGPRLKSGIVTTDMPMAHDKPIDFGLQKFCEACNKCARECPSGAITAGPKAMFNGYEIWKSDSQKCTTYRVTNEKGAMCGRCMKTCPWNLEGLFAEAPFRWAAMNFPATAKALAKLDDLVGNGEVVTGKKWWWDLEMRDDAAYRAPLNPVSIRPLQKNLALKFADQTLAVYPAPLAPPPYAWPFPMDREAGISAYEKMISAEEHKKRRAAGLPTEHIYSADHGDTPVMQLVVSKVEKMGDLVTKYEFSDPDGHPLPAATAGGHIDVVVAPEFFRQYSLSGDPADRSKYQIAVLREDNGRGGSKLMHRIFTQGRRVFVSKPINHFPLTEDAPMSYLMGGGIGVTPMIAMAHRLHAIGQKFALHYSCSSRTNAGFIADLAGYPWTKNVHFHFSDEGTRADLSKVLAFMEGAHVYTCGPEAYMASVIDAAEVNGFPEDTRHLEYFAVPETPDYVNTPFTLRLKDGRELPVSAESSASDILLAAGIHVDIKCSDGLCGVCKCGVISGEIEHRDFVLSKAEKSSSIILCQSRAAIENGVIEIDL, from the coding sequence ATGAGCAAACCTTTTTCTTATGCCAACCGCCCGTTCCATCTTGGCGGCTTCCCCATGGAAAAACTGGCACGAGACGCGCGGCCAATCGATGCAAGCCGTCTTGTGCCGCAAACGGGTTTGTCTTTTGTCGATGCTCCGAAACATTCCATCATTTCCGCGATGCAAGACTATCAAGCGATGCTGGACGCCACCCGCGAAGGGATGGTCAAAAAAGAGATTGCCGAAATCCCAAGTGACCCGTCCGAGCGCTCCAGCCACCTAAAATCCTTCGGATACTTTTGTGATTCAGAGATGGTGTCCGCTTGTGCAATTCCTAAGGACGCTTGGTTGAACACGCCTGTCAAAAATCCAGATGTTGCCCGCCTGACCGCCAAAATTGAAACGATGCAACCCAAGAGTATGGCCGCAGGTGTCGATGTTATCATGGCCGGTCTGCGTGAGTCTTTGCGCGTCCCTCCCGCAGAATGCACACACCACACCCACGCGCTTGTGTTCCTCTATGCCCTGCCACGCACACCACACAAAGGCGAGCAAGGCACCGATTGGATCCAAGGCGCCGAAGCGCAACGCAGCTGCTTACGTGCGGCGGAAACCGCGGTCACCCTTGCGAGCTACATTCGCAGTTTGGGCCATGACGCCCGCGCACATACCGAAGCCGCAACGGACGTCCATTTGCGCCATCTCGCGCTTTGCGCGGGGCTTATTGACAAGGACGGCAACAATCCCTTCCTCGGCAAAGATTTCGCGCTTGCTGTTGTTACCACAACTTTAGAGCTGGCCGGCGACCTGCCCCTTGCAGCCTCCGCAAAGGCCCCCGCGAGTTACACCACAGGATTGGGTCGCCATGCCCAATCTGCCTCTCGCCGCGATCCCTACAGAAAACGTGATTTTGCCATGGGTCCGCACCCCTTCGAAACCCTCAAACGGGTGGACAACCCAACAACCTATATCGACACGCCAAATGTTGCCCGCGTTCCAAAACGCGCCAATCTTTTTGTCCGCGCCCTATTTGGCGACATGGGAAAAAAGGTTCAAGAAGCCGCGAAAAACGGCAATTACGTGCGAAAATCTGCCTCCGCCTTTGCGTTTCGCCCGTCCCTTGGCGCGTTCTTGCTGCTTCAAGATGGCGAAGCCGCGCCGGAACGCGATCCCTCAACCCTTGATCCCGCCCAAAACGCCGCCAATATCAAGGCCGCGCTGTACTTCCTTGGCGTCGACGCTGTGGGCCTTTCCGCCTGCCCTGACTTTACCTATTACAGCCATGATGTGACGGGTACGCCGATCACGCCTTACCATAAAAACGCGATCTCTATGATCGTCGATCAGGGCCACGAGACTATGGAGGGCGCGACGGGCGATGACTGGATCGCCTGCGCCCAAAGCATGCGGGCTTACCTACGGTTTTCATTGCTTGGCGGCGTGTTGGCGGGGCATTTGCGGCGGCTCGGTTATACCGCGCGCGTGCATTCCGTCATGGACGACGAGGTCCTGCACCCGCCGCTCCTCCTTCTATCTGGCCTCGGCGAAGTTTCCCGCATCGGCGAAGTCATCCTTAATCCCTTCCTAGGTCCGCGCCTAAAATCCGGCATCGTCACGACGGATATGCCGATGGCCCACGACAAACCGATCGATTTCGGGCTGCAAAAATTCTGTGAGGCCTGCAATAAATGCGCCCGCGAATGTCCGTCTGGCGCCATCACGGCAGGCCCGAAGGCCATGTTCAACGGCTATGAAATATGGAAAAGCGACAGCCAAAAATGCACGACATATCGTGTTACCAACGAGAAGGGCGCCATGTGCGGGCGCTGTATGAAAACCTGCCCTTGGAACCTCGAAGGCCTCTTCGCCGAGGCTCCGTTTCGCTGGGCGGCGATGAATTTCCCGGCAACCGCAAAAGCCCTAGCAAAGCTGGATGATTTGGTTGGAAACGGCGAAGTCGTCACGGGCAAGAAATGGTGGTGGGATCTTGAGATGCGCGACGATGCGGCCTATCGCGCTCCACTGAACCCCGTGAGTATCCGCCCTTTACAAAAGAACCTTGCTCTAAAATTCGCGGACCAAACCTTGGCCGTCTATCCGGCTCCTCTGGCGCCGCCGCCCTACGCTTGGCCGTTCCCGATGGATCGCGAAGCGGGCATCTCGGCCTATGAAAAAATGATTTCCGCTGAGGAGCATAAAAAACGCCGCGCGGCCGGTCTGCCAACAGAACATATTTACAGCGCCGATCACGGTGACACACCAGTTATGCAATTGGTGGTATCCAAAGTCGAGAAAATGGGTGATCTGGTCACCAAATACGAGTTCTCAGATCCCGATGGACATCCCCTCCCTGCGGCCACGGCTGGTGGGCATATCGATGTCGTTGTCGCGCCGGAATTCTTTCGGCAATATTCCCTTTCAGGCGATCCCGCAGACCGTTCAAAATATCAAATCGCAGTGCTGCGTGAGGACAACGGGCGCGGTGGCTCAAAACTGATGCACCGCATTTTCACGCAAGGACGCCGTGTCTTTGTTTCCAAACCCATCAACCATTTCCCCCTGACAGAAGACGCGCCAATGAGCTATCTTATGGGCGGCGGAATTGGGGTCACTCCGATGATCGCCATGGCCCACCGCCTACACGCGATTGGTCAAAAATTCGCGCTTCATTACAGCTGCTCATCGCGCACCAATGCTGGCTTTATTGCAGACCTCGCGGGCTATCCTTGGACAAAAAACGTCCATTTTCACTTCTCCGACGAAGGAACCCGTGCGGATTTGAGCAAGGTTCTGGCATTCATGGAGGGGGCCCATGTCTACACATGCGGCCCCGAGGCATATATGGCCAGCGTTATAGACGCGGCAGAAGTTAACGGATTCCCCGAAGACACGCGCCATCTTGAGTATTTTGCCGTCCCTGAAACGCCCGATTACGTTAACACTCCCTTCACACTTCGACTCAAAGACGGTCGTGAACTCCCTGTATCGGCGGAAAGCAGCGCATCGGATATTTTGCTCGCTGCGGGCATTCACGTGGACATAAAATGCTCCGACGGCCTCTGTGGCGTGTGTAAGTGCGGCGTCATTTCGGGCGAGATCGAGCACAGAGACTTTGTGCTCTCAAAGGCCGAGAAATCGAGCAGTATCATCCTTTGCCAATCTCGAGCCGCAATCGAAAACGGCGTCATCGAAATTGATCTCTGA
- a CDS encoding MarR family winged helix-turn-helix transcriptional regulator, protein MLSEKPYLLHASIGYQLSKTARLQERGFETELKSLGLTRISWCILLAVHTESLRNPSAIADFVGIDRTATSRALTKMARDGLVERNEEQSDGRRASVQATKLGRTRLEKATQSARKNAAHFEAKLSGMEQESLRSLLLKLQYGEGSPLPNL, encoded by the coding sequence ATGTTGTCAGAAAAACCTTACCTTCTTCACGCATCTATTGGGTATCAACTAAGCAAAACGGCGCGCCTTCAGGAACGTGGTTTTGAGACTGAGTTGAAATCCCTCGGCCTGACGCGGATTTCGTGGTGCATTCTCCTTGCGGTCCATACCGAATCCCTGCGCAATCCTTCGGCTATTGCCGATTTTGTTGGGATTGATCGCACGGCCACCTCGCGTGCCCTTACCAAAATGGCGCGCGATGGTCTTGTTGAGCGAAATGAAGAGCAGTCAGATGGTCGCCGCGCCTCGGTTCAGGCCACCAAACTTGGACGTACACGCCTAGAAAAGGCGACACAATCTGCGCGCAAAAACGCCGCGCATTTTGAAGCTAAACTGTCTGGGATGGAGCAGGAATCTCTGCGCAGTCTGTTACTTAAACTTCAGTATGGCGAGGGCTCCCCCCTCCCGAATCTATAG
- a CDS encoding HAD family hydrolase: MADIKGILFDKDGTLFDFHTSWGRWTLRFLEELAAGNAAKQRVLADALGFDIDKCRFKADSRVIAGTPDDIISDLLPHLPGASREGLLQSINHSTATAEMIEAAPLGPLLRGLLARGLVLGVATNDAEVPALAHLRAAKIEEHFEYVVGFDSGYGAKPAPGMCLGFCQKTGLDPSSVVMVGDSRHDLSAGRAAGMKTAAVLTGVATERDLAPFADVVMPHIGHLPAWLEDQTKQEERVSIAS, encoded by the coding sequence ATGGCCGACATTAAAGGTATCCTATTCGATAAGGACGGGACTCTGTTCGATTTCCATACGTCCTGGGGACGATGGACCCTCCGATTTCTGGAGGAGTTGGCCGCAGGAAACGCGGCAAAGCAACGCGTTTTGGCGGATGCTCTAGGATTTGATATCGACAAATGCCGTTTTAAGGCAGATTCACGCGTTATTGCGGGCACGCCAGACGATATCATCAGCGACCTACTTCCGCATCTGCCAGGGGCGAGTCGAGAAGGCCTTCTTCAATCGATAAATCATTCGACGGCAACGGCTGAAATGATCGAAGCAGCGCCATTGGGCCCATTGTTGCGAGGGCTATTGGCGCGTGGGCTCGTACTCGGGGTTGCGACGAATGATGCCGAAGTTCCGGCTCTGGCCCATTTGCGGGCGGCAAAAATCGAAGAGCATTTTGAGTATGTCGTTGGATTTGATAGCGGTTATGGGGCAAAACCTGCGCCGGGCATGTGCCTTGGGTTCTGTCAAAAAACAGGGTTGGACCCGTCCAGCGTGGTCATGGTTGGCGACAGTCGGCACGACTTAAGCGCGGGCCGTGCGGCTGGAATGAAGACTGCTGCGGTACTGACTGGCGTCGCGACGGAAAGGGATCTTGCGCCTTTTGCAGACGTCGTAATGCCACATATCGGGCATTTACCTGCGTGGCTTGAAGATCAAACCAAACAGGAGGAGCGTGTGTCGATCGCGAGTTGA
- a CDS encoding heme NO-binding domain-containing protein encodes MHGLINRSIQCFTRDIYGPQVWSNVIVRAEFESDNFETMLSYTDESTFVLLDSLSAELRRNREEILEDLGTYLVSHKNVEALRRLLRFGGTTFQEFLHSLDDLHDRARLAVSDLELPHLELREHAPGKYSLNCSSNMQAFGPNFGHVMVGLLRAMADDYGSLVLLEHQGGQHGVETISIDVLESAFAEGRAFTLADRVS; translated from the coding sequence ATGCACGGATTGATCAACCGTTCTATTCAGTGTTTTACACGCGACATTTATGGACCTCAGGTCTGGAGCAATGTCATTGTGCGAGCGGAATTTGAATCCGACAATTTTGAAACCATGCTTTCCTACACGGACGAAAGCACTTTTGTTCTACTGGATAGTTTATCAGCGGAATTGCGTCGGAATCGCGAGGAAATTCTGGAAGATTTGGGAACTTATTTGGTTTCACACAAGAATGTCGAGGCGCTGAGAAGGCTATTGCGATTTGGCGGGACGACATTTCAAGAGTTTCTACACTCCCTCGATGATTTGCATGATCGCGCGCGATTGGCGGTCTCGGATTTAGAGTTACCTCATCTTGAATTAAGAGAGCATGCGCCCGGAAAATATAGTTTGAATTGCAGTTCGAATATGCAGGCATTTGGGCCGAATTTTGGCCACGTTATGGTTGGGCTTTTGCGCGCAATGGCCGATGATTACGGCTCCCTTGTCCTTTTGGAGCATCAAGGTGGCCAGCATGGTGTTGAAACCATATCGATCGATGTGCTTGAAAGCGCGTTTGCAGAAGGGCGCGCGTTCACTTTGGCAGATAGGGTTAGTTAG
- a CDS encoding diguanylate cyclase domain-containing protein, with protein sequence MKLDFEQCSHLMPMHALISHTGHILHVGGTLAKLFSEETLEGKRFLEVFELARPRAIRTMEKFRCLLGQKLYLRGRGHRKIQLVGLAVPVEGSENLLVNLSFGISVVDAVQAFELTSADFAATDLAVEMLYLVEAKGLAMSEISALNERLQGEKNEAEELAATDTLTGLKNRRAMDHYLARYLKSGKPFTLMNMDLDFFKAVNDNMGHAAGDRVLLRVAEILNEETRDDDVVARVGGDEFVILFKGLAREERLEDIANRLISRLEEPIPYKDQMCEISCSLGSTISSNYEMPNAEGMLNDADIALYASKNRGRACHTLFANLASTRCLIEQDR encoded by the coding sequence ATGAAACTAGATTTTGAACAATGCTCTCACCTTATGCCGATGCACGCGTTGATTTCACATACGGGGCATATATTACACGTAGGTGGCACGCTCGCTAAGCTTTTTTCCGAAGAAACGCTTGAGGGGAAACGGTTTTTAGAAGTGTTTGAATTGGCACGACCGCGCGCAATCCGGACAATGGAAAAGTTTAGATGTCTGCTTGGTCAGAAGCTTTATCTGAGGGGGCGCGGTCACCGAAAAATCCAATTGGTGGGGTTGGCAGTTCCAGTCGAAGGAAGTGAAAATCTTCTCGTCAACTTATCGTTCGGTATCTCTGTTGTGGATGCGGTTCAAGCCTTTGAATTGACCAGCGCGGATTTCGCGGCAACCGATTTGGCCGTCGAAATGCTCTATCTCGTAGAGGCGAAGGGACTCGCGATGTCCGAGATCTCTGCATTGAACGAACGCTTGCAAGGGGAGAAAAATGAAGCCGAAGAATTGGCTGCTACGGATACGCTTACTGGCTTAAAGAATAGGCGCGCCATGGACCACTATCTTGCGCGGTATTTGAAAAGTGGCAAGCCGTTTACGCTGATGAACATGGATCTGGATTTTTTTAAAGCTGTAAACGACAATATGGGCCATGCTGCCGGTGACCGGGTTCTATTGCGTGTGGCTGAGATTTTGAACGAAGAGACACGTGATGACGATGTTGTTGCCCGGGTTGGTGGCGATGAATTTGTCATTCTGTTTAAGGGGCTCGCGAGAGAGGAACGGTTGGAAGATATTGCCAATCGCCTTATTTCTCGATTGGAGGAACCCATTCCATACAAAGACCAAATGTGCGAAATTTCATGCAGCTTGGGCTCGACGATATCGAGCAACTACGAAATGCCTAATGCTGAAGGCATGCTTAACGATGCCGATATTGCGCTCTACGCATCTAAAAATAGAGGACGCGCTTGCCACACATTATTCGCAAACTTGGCATCAACGCGTTGTCTTATCGAGCAAGACAGGTAG
- a CDS encoding methyl-accepting chemotaxis protein, with protein MNSFAESQNVAAKWMAYAGFLFTAANVAIAFVVGSNWMIALGASLAFALLALLSLRGSPALGRIGVSLGLIGQAMILTGIFIGHPWQIDSHMVFFAVLAALIALSDIRVILIATAAIIVHHLSLSVLTPTLIYPSTDVVANIGRSLFHGLVVAIETFALIIAVRTRLAQNKDAMERNTELSAEKAKAEQALVHANESAAAAEAAHAEAQEALAKAEEAIRNSAEQSEKARQIEAETRATEAEQRQAQLEQERMQSEVVEALRGGLQRLSSGDLTASIDIVFQPEYEQLRQDFNEAVRTLGEAMMNVLANASQIQGSTNDIGRAAEDLAQRTERQAATLAETAAGLDGLTQSVRIAAEGAKHANTLVSSTVENATQRGFVVKDAVAAMGEIEESAKQISKVIKVIDDIAFQTNLLALNAGVEAARAGDAGRGFAVVATEVRDLAQRSAASAREINELISASSRQIERGVSLVGETGNVLEAIVTSVSEISGQVSAIASSAQAQSDGLVEINLAVSQLDQVTQQNAAMFEETTAATVDMQSQVNELSRTTSAFITRDGLGNTNRPTSSARVSTGT; from the coding sequence ATGAACTCTTTCGCTGAAAGCCAAAACGTCGCTGCAAAATGGATGGCGTACGCTGGTTTCCTTTTCACGGCGGCGAATGTGGCAATAGCTTTTGTTGTTGGATCCAATTGGATGATCGCACTTGGTGCGTCGCTTGCATTTGCGCTCCTTGCACTGCTTTCGCTGCGCGGTTCTCCTGCGTTGGGACGCATTGGCGTGTCGCTCGGCCTTATCGGCCAAGCGATGATCCTGACGGGCATATTTATCGGCCACCCTTGGCAAATTGACAGCCACATGGTCTTTTTTGCTGTCCTAGCAGCCCTCATTGCTCTTTCTGATATCCGCGTCATTCTCATTGCGACGGCTGCGATTATTGTACACCATCTGTCGCTAAGTGTTTTGACGCCAACGCTAATTTATCCCTCCACGGACGTTGTCGCAAATATTGGACGATCTCTCTTCCACGGCCTTGTTGTCGCCATCGAAACCTTCGCCCTCATTATTGCGGTCCGAACACGTCTGGCGCAAAACAAGGACGCAATGGAACGCAATACAGAACTCAGTGCAGAAAAGGCGAAGGCAGAACAAGCGCTTGTCCATGCAAATGAAAGTGCGGCGGCCGCAGAGGCAGCGCACGCCGAGGCACAAGAAGCCCTTGCTAAGGCTGAAGAAGCCATTCGCAATTCGGCTGAACAATCCGAAAAGGCGCGCCAGATAGAAGCAGAAACGCGTGCGACGGAAGCTGAGCAAAGGCAGGCTCAACTTGAACAAGAGCGCATGCAATCCGAAGTAGTTGAAGCATTGCGTGGCGGGCTACAGCGCCTGTCATCTGGCGATCTAACTGCGTCAATTGATATCGTATTCCAGCCTGAATACGAGCAGTTACGTCAGGATTTCAATGAGGCTGTCAGGACTTTGGGCGAGGCAATGATGAACGTTTTAGCCAACGCGTCTCAAATCCAGGGTTCGACAAATGATATTGGCCGAGCCGCGGAAGACCTTGCGCAAAGAACTGAGCGACAGGCCGCAACCCTTGCAGAAACAGCCGCAGGTCTAGATGGATTAACTCAATCTGTTCGGATTGCCGCAGAGGGCGCTAAGCATGCCAATACCCTTGTTTCTAGCACAGTGGAAAACGCTACTCAACGAGGATTTGTCGTAAAAGACGCTGTGGCGGCCATGGGCGAAATCGAAGAGTCTGCAAAACAGATTTCCAAAGTGATCAAAGTAATCGACGATATTGCCTTCCAAACGAACTTGCTGGCTCTTAACGCAGGTGTCGAGGCGGCACGCGCGGGCGACGCTGGGAGGGGGTTTGCGGTGGTTGCAACAGAGGTCCGCGATCTCGCTCAGCGCAGTGCGGCCTCGGCACGCGAAATTAACGAACTGATTTCCGCTAGCTCGCGTCAAATTGAACGCGGCGTTTCTCTTGTTGGAGAAACCGGAAACGTTTTAGAAGCTATCGTAACTTCGGTTTCAGAAATATCAGGACAGGTTTCAGCGATCGCTTCATCAGCCCAAGCCCAATCTGACGGACTTGTCGAAATCAACTTGGCGGTTAGTCAACTTGACCAAGTGACACAGCAGAATGCAGCAATGTTTGAAGAAACCACCGCTGCAACCGTAGATATGCAGAGCCAAGTGAATGAACTTTCTAGAACAACATCCGCTTTCATCACTAGAGACGGCTTAGGAAACACAAACCGGCCAACATCTTCTGCCAGAGTGTCAACGGGAACTTAA
- a CDS encoding cytochrome b — translation MTTLSDNPDRYGLVSRIQHWGMAALFSAQFMSAAAHWALPRENALREALWGYHTTLGTTLFLLVLLRGVWGLVNLSRRPPHGGAMGQAVKIGHASLYLLMVIVPVLKLLSYAGGTRGFSYLGFQVLSARTTEVAWMQTLGGWHGELGWALAFLVVGHITMAIVWHRLIQRDDTLKRMAG, via the coding sequence ATGACCACTTTATCAGACAATCCAGATCGCTACGGCCTTGTAAGTCGGATACAACACTGGGGCATGGCGGCTTTATTTTCTGCTCAGTTCATGTCTGCGGCAGCACATTGGGCCCTTCCCCGCGAGAACGCATTGCGTGAAGCGCTTTGGGGTTATCATACTACTTTAGGTACAACACTGTTTCTGCTTGTCCTTCTACGTGGAGTTTGGGGTTTAGTGAACCTGTCCCGACGTCCACCCCATGGCGGGGCGATGGGACAGGCGGTTAAGATTGGTCATGCCTCTTTGTACCTGCTGATGGTGATCGTTCCCGTCTTAAAGCTATTGTCTTATGCAGGCGGCACGCGCGGGTTCAGTTATCTTGGCTTCCAAGTACTCTCTGCGCGCACGACGGAAGTTGCTTGGATGCAGACTCTCGGGGGCTGGCACGGTGAATTGGGTTGGGCTCTTGCGTTTTTGGTTGTCGGACATATTACGATGGCGATCGTCTGGCACCGACTTATCCAACGCGACGATACACTCAAGCGAATGGCTGGATGA
- a CDS encoding IS110 family transposase has translation MNSKKGIKIEALMSVGIDIGKDVFHLVGFDPDGNVVVRKKIKRMALEKTFEELPSCIVGMEACLSAHFVSRALRKMGFEPRIIPAIYVKPFNKGQKNDYNDAEAIAEAALRPNLKSVPEKSQDQLDLQALHRVRSRLVSRRTATINQIRAFLIEQGITVRKGLRALKNSFLTILEERKDEISPRMRKILIGLYGDWMWMDDRIDAVSTEIEQISRAEENCVNVMTIPGIGPMISMAMVAAIGTGDAFDRGRDFAAWVGLVPRQYSTGGRTVLGRISKPGSRYLRMLFVQAAKVILMRPHRWPDFSFGEWLIRAEPRMHRNKLAVALANKLARTAWSVLHHGTTFDAPRDEVAVGV, from the coding sequence ATGAATTCGAAGAAGGGAATCAAGATCGAGGCGTTGATGTCAGTTGGTATAGATATCGGGAAGGACGTGTTCCATTTGGTTGGATTTGATCCTGATGGAAATGTTGTTGTGCGCAAAAAGATCAAACGGATGGCGTTGGAAAAGACATTTGAGGAACTGCCATCCTGCATCGTTGGGATGGAAGCCTGTCTTAGCGCTCATTTTGTTAGTCGGGCGCTGCGCAAGATGGGGTTTGAGCCACGGATCATTCCCGCCATCTACGTTAAGCCGTTCAATAAGGGTCAGAAAAACGATTACAACGATGCGGAAGCCATCGCAGAAGCGGCGCTTCGTCCGAATTTGAAAAGCGTTCCAGAGAAGAGCCAAGATCAGCTTGACCTGCAAGCCCTGCATCGGGTTAGATCGCGCTTGGTGTCGCGGCGCACGGCGACGATTAATCAGATCCGGGCGTTTCTGATTGAACAAGGGATCACGGTTCGCAAGGGTCTGCGGGCCCTGAAGAATTCGTTTCTGACAATCCTTGAAGAACGCAAAGATGAGATATCGCCTCGGATGCGCAAGATCCTGATCGGCCTCTACGGTGACTGGATGTGGATGGATGACCGGATCGACGCAGTTTCCACCGAGATCGAGCAGATCAGCCGCGCCGAAGAGAACTGTGTGAACGTCATGACGATCCCGGGCATCGGCCCGATGATTTCCATGGCCATGGTTGCGGCCATCGGTACAGGGGATGCGTTTGATAGAGGACGTGATTTTGCCGCCTGGGTTGGTTTGGTGCCACGACAATACAGTACGGGTGGACGAACCGTGCTGGGCCGGATCTCAAAACCTGGCAGTCGATATTTACGGATGCTGTTTGTGCAGGCCGCCAAAGTGATCCTAATGCGCCCGCATCGCTGGCCGGACTTCAGCTTTGGTGAATGGCTGATCAGAGCCGAGCCCCGCATGCATCGCAACAAACTCGCTGTTGCGCTTGCCAATAAACTTGCTCGAACCGCCTGGAGCGTCCTGCACCACGGCACCACATTCGATGCACCAAGAGACGAGGTTGCTGTCGGAGTTTAA
- a CDS encoding HAD-IIA family hydrolase: MTGACAIDPAQAFDAYLRVRDRLPKLTGGGLALQASFMDIVGPYDLILFDAYGVLNVGETAIPGAAATVSALRSAGKSVSVVSNSAAYPKAHMMARYKKLGFDFAETEVVTSRDALLKHIAIEPERHWGVMLNPKTDLGELAALHATILTDAPEAYDLVDGFLLIGADGWTEQRQNLLEATLMRVPRPVFVGNPDLVAPRENGLSLEPGWFAHRLVEATGISPVFLGKPFPEIFDLTMERYATPISPNRVLMVGDTLHTDILGGRRVGFATALITGYGSLLGLDVDDAIEISQIAPDYIVEHI; this comes from the coding sequence GTGACTGGCGCTTGCGCTATTGATCCGGCCCAAGCATTTGACGCCTACTTGCGCGTGCGCGACCGACTGCCCAAACTGACGGGTGGCGGTCTCGCGCTGCAGGCGTCCTTCATGGATATCGTAGGCCCATACGATCTGATCCTATTCGACGCCTACGGAGTGCTAAATGTTGGTGAGACTGCAATCCCGGGTGCCGCCGCGACGGTCTCCGCATTGCGTTCTGCAGGGAAATCTGTCTCCGTTGTATCGAACTCAGCTGCCTATCCCAAGGCCCATATGATGGCGCGCTACAAAAAGCTCGGCTTTGACTTCGCAGAAACCGAAGTTGTGACCAGCCGCGACGCGCTCTTAAAACATATCGCGATTGAGCCAGAGCGGCACTGGGGCGTGATGCTGAACCCCAAAACAGATTTGGGAGAGCTTGCGGCCCTTCACGCGACCATTCTTACCGACGCACCTGAGGCCTACGATCTGGTCGACGGCTTCCTTTTGATCGGTGCGGATGGCTGGACCGAACAGCGGCAAAACTTGCTGGAAGCCACACTGATGCGCGTCCCGCGCCCCGTCTTCGTGGGCAACCCAGATCTGGTCGCGCCGCGCGAAAACGGGCTGTCCCTTGAACCAGGCTGGTTTGCCCATCGGCTCGTGGAGGCGACAGGTATTTCGCCGGTTTTCCTCGGCAAACCTTTTCCCGAAATTTTCGATTTGACGATGGAACGCTATGCCACACCGATATCACCAAACCGCGTGCTAATGGTGGGTGACACCCTGCATACCGACATTCTTGGCGGGCGTCGCGTTGGGTTCGCAACCGCGCTGATTACGGGCTACGGATCGCTATTAGGTCTTGACGTCGACGATGCCATTGAGATCTCACAAATTGCACCGGACTATATCGTCGAGCACATTTGA